CTGTCGGGGGCGGTCATCTTCTGAACCATCAGGGTACGAAAGGCGGGGGAATATCTTGTTGGCATGACTGGTTGTCTCCTCTCTTTATTTATTTGAGGCGACAACTATGCTGACACATGGGGCCTGACTCATAAGAATTGTTGTGATTACCATCCCCTAACAAAACAACGCACCCCGAAGTTACATGAGATGCGTTGCTATCCTTTTCTTTCTTTGCGATTCCCGTTGCAGGAATCTGTATCAGAACACCCGACTAATGTGAGTCAGGTTTATTAGTTTCAAACTGATGATACTTTCCCTAACTGGTCGGGCGGATCAGAGACTGACATAAAATCTTCCTCCTTTGGCTTTAAGAGACCTCACTCATCTTACTGAGGTAAATTCAATATATCACAAAACCTAATCTGATGTTCAACAGGGAAGACCACCAAGGACTGAACCCTGGTGGCCATAGTTTTGAGTATTAAAGAGCTTACTGAATACCTCGATCAATAAGAAGCTGTTTTTCTTCCCGTAAGTCGTGACTGACAAGAAAAACTTTAAGCTCACCGACAAACAAACCACAGTGGAGTTGTGTGAAACGATGTTCTTAATATAAACACAACAATATTTAAATAAACATAAGGTGATTTGTTATTTTTGTAGGACTTTATTGTTTCGATGCTCTTCGCTAAAGCTAGTGCTATTTTGTTAACCATTTGATTGCGGCGTCTGCATCAATAAACAGTCGACAAGAATAACCAGCATTTATGAAAATCGTTTCAATGAAATCGTGGGAGTTGTCGCTTTCTTTAACAAGAACAGCAATCCTTGAAATCTTGCCAAGTGAGTAGTTCTCCATATCCTCGTAGCCAAAACGATATTGATCGAGGGCGCTAGAAAAAAGGCGAGCCTCTCGCACAT
This DNA window, taken from Deltaproteobacteria bacterium IMCC39524, encodes the following:
- a CDS encoding STAS/SEC14 domain-containing protein — encoded protein: MKYEIKVIKDKAYVWIQVYENITVDIYKDFAEKSIQIAKEHRINKYLVDVREARLFSSALDQYRFGYEDMENYSLGKISRIAVLVKESDNSHDFIETIFINAGYSCRLFIDADAAIKWLTK